The Lolium perenne isolate Kyuss_39 chromosome 6, Kyuss_2.0, whole genome shotgun sequence genome segment GGTGCGGCTGCACATGTACACGCATTCGCGATGACCTTTGCTGAGCCCCCTCCCTCCTAGAATCGGAGTAGTAAAGCTATATGCAAAGCTATATATACACATACAGAGAGAAATCATCACAAGATCATCACACAGCCAGTCAAACACACGAACAAGCACATAAGCAAGAACTCACAGTTTCCTGCAGACTAGAAAGAAGTTCACCTACTACGGTACAGCTAAGTTCGTCAGTTTTCCAGGGGCATCCTCCATCAACAGATATAGGTATGGCACCAGCTCCAGCTATCGCTGTGGCGTTGCTCACGTTCGCCTGCTGTGGGCTGGCCGTGGCCGCGGAGAACGCACCGATCAAGTGGCTGAGGGCGAACGCGACGTTCTACGGCGGCGCTGACGCCGCTGGCACCATGGGTAACTAGCTACTAGCTCCCTATTACACACTCTTCATATGCAAATTCAGTTCTACGTATATCGTGTTGCCTGCACGCGCTAAAAGCATTTGCGAAACTTAGGCGGAGCGTGCGGGTACGACAACCTCTACTCGGCGGGGTATGGAACGCGGACGGCGGCGCTGAGCACGGTGCTGTTCGACGACGGCGCCTCGTGCGGGCAATGCTACAAGATCGCCTGCGACCGCAAGCGGGCGGACCCAGCCTTCTGCAAACCCGGAGTTACGGTGACGATCACAGCCACGAATCTATGCCCTCCTAACGATGCGCTCCCCAACGACAACGGCGGATGGTGCAACCTTCCGAGGCCGCACTTCGACATGGCGCAACCGGCATGGGAGAAGATTGGCGTCTATAAGGGTGGCATCATCCCCGTAATGTACCAGAGGTATGAGTTGTTTCTTGTCACTTTATCATGTTGGTTAAAGTTGATAGataatagtaataataataataataataatactaataataataatgataaaTTTCTGTAGGGTTTCATGCGTGAAGAAGGGCGGGGTGCGGTTCAGGATGCTTGGACACGATTACTTCAACCTAGTTACTGTGATGAACGTTGCGGGTGCCGGTTCGATCAAGTCCATGGATATCAAAAGCTCCGATTCAAATGACTGGTTGCCGATGTCCCGTAATTGGGGCGCAAACTGGCAGTCTGGAACATATCTCACCGGGAAAATGCTCTCTTTCAGAGTTACTATCACGGATGGGCAGACGATTGAGTTCAAAAATGTCGTGACGGGTGGATGGAAGTTTGGACAGACATTCGCGAGCAAATTGCAGTTCAAGTGATCACTCTCAACAGATAAATTTAGGATGTAAAGGCTGAATATAATTTATTGGTGTGTGGTGCTTGATAACATTTATTAATTAAGCACCATTTGTGTATATACGTGTATCGAAAAATTGGTCAGGGCACTATGAACATGACAAATTGTTTTACATGTTTAATCGGTTGTATATATTGTGGTTTATTAACTTGTATATATGATGTATATAAAATGAGACCGATACCAGAGTTGCCTCCAATTTTCACTTTCATATACTTGTGTAATTTGACAATGTACTAGAAGGATCTGGAGGTAAGTAATTGGGTTTGTATCCGAAGAGAATGAACAAGTGTCAACGAAACAACATCTGAGTAGCGAAAGGTACTAGCATGTAAGCAAATTAAGAATTAAGGCGCCGAAAGTCCATTAATCCATCATGTAGTAGGTTAGTAGCAGCAAAGAGCCTGCCGTTTAAACTTTAAACCTGGGAAAACATATGCAAGCCTTTCTGCTATGGGGGTCAGGATTGGCGCTAAGAGTGGAACTGGAGTCGTTAAGGGTCTGTTTGGCTCTGTTGTGGATTCTATAAAGTTGTTGTGAAATGTGAACTGTGTTGTGAGAAGAAAACTGTGAGAAAGCAGAAAGTTGTTTGGCAAACTGTAGATGGACTAGAGATGAGGGTGTTGTTTCAACAATGCTACACCTACGGATAACTTTTACGGAATCACCCTACGGACTCACAGCACCCAGGCAAAACATGAGAACGTGGCCCGCTTTTTTAGAGAGAGTTTTTAACTGAACCAACCAAATACTTACACGTCTttccgtaagatttttgtaagccCATCACGTCCGTAAGTATAGCATTATTGGTGTTGTTTCGCTCGGGACGGGAGAAATCGAAACGGTATGACTTATCCGTGGCAGCGTTCTCACCACGGTGGAAGCAGGGGTAGACCTGCTTTGTAAATTACACTACTCCGTATATAGGAATCAGGGGTAGACCTGCATCAAGTTTTGGAGGGATCGCTGGATAGATGGACGCACAGCTGAGGAAATTGCTCCAGCCGTGACTGATCTAGTAAACCATCAGATGTAAAAACAGCAGGCTAGTGGTGGATGCGCTGATGGATAACACGGAACATTTCAGTGACACTGACGATTGAAGGTTGCATCCAATGTGTCAGGCTGTGGCATGGCAGGAGATCAATGGAGTTAACAGAGATGGTCAGGTGCCAGAAAAATTCACCTGGAAAGGTGTAGCCTCAGGGATATCTTGTGTCAGGGTAACATCACATTCAGCATGCATAAGCGATATGGAGTTCTCTTGCACCTCTGAAGTGCAAACTTTCTTGTACATAGGCAGAGAAACTTTCACTTCAGTACTTTCACACACGCGGGTGCGCTTAGGTAGGGATCTTTGTGAGATTCTTGGGTCGGGAAAGCCCCCagatagaaagaaaaaaaaaaaaagcttagtCACGCCAGGTCTGATGCCCAACCCTGTGTTGTGCAACAAGATTTGTGCCGTCCTCTTTGACAAACGCATCACTATTTATTGATTTTATTTATTCTACTACTTGCGACAGAAATCACAGTACCATACAGTTACAATAATGAGGCATGGAAATTACAATCAGAAAAGTATGCTTACACATTAATTATTCTGATTGTCATAGCAGCCCGAGTACGAAAACGTGAACATAATGGGATGTCTGAGACTACACTTCCCACCTATGTCTCGACAGCAGTTTCGATGCTGTTCAAGCAACTCTGCCAGGTGTTAAACAACGGCACCTTACATGCGGGACCTCGTAGAATCTTTCTGAGCCACGTGTGGAGCACCCTGCAGAGATTGTGAAATCGTTAGTACGAGATGCACAGTACAGGACACGTTTTAAAATCCAACTTGAGAGAGAGTGTTGTACCAGTGCCCTGCCGCTTTTTGCTCGCTCTTCCAAGTAAGAAGATGGTTTGAAGAAGTCACCATAAGTTTCAGACCACTTGCTAAGCTTTGAACATATATATGATGCTCCGACAGTATCAGCCCAGAAGATGAGGCCACCCCTTCAATAAGAGAGTACAGATTACAATCAATAGTCCAAAGTAACCACTACACCTCCTTCCACAAACAATATTAATAATGGGGGAATACATGTTGCACAGAGGAGTACTACTAACAGGAACTGTACCTACATTGACTAAATTATAGGTTATATTTATGTAAGCTAAAAACTGCTTGAGTGCCCTCAGCTAAACTGAGCAGAACTGCCGAAGTTCCTCAGATGTGGCGATTTAGCTGATGTGCTAACCTTAAGTGATAGGCGAAAATTTATCACCGCTTGGCTGCGTTCGGCATTCAGCTGGATTAATAATCTAGCTTTTCCAACAGGCATTTAGCTTCTTTTTTGTTTGGCTAATCAATTTTTGTCTGCTTTGTTGGTTACTTCTACACAACTGATTACAATATAAGTTCAGCAAACTGCTAAATGAGCCTTACGATCCACTGTGATATATGAGAGAAAATGCAAGCCTATGTAAGGATTAAACTCGGGAAGTTCAGTACAACACCGTTCAGCAAACCGCTAAATGAGCCTTACGATCCATTGTGATATAGTATGAGAGAAAGTACAAGCCTATGTAAGGATTAAATTAGGTTCATAAGTTGTATAGCATACAACCAGCAGTACAATCTCAGCTTGTATATCTAATTTAATCATATTTAAAGGGAACACAAATTGTCACTGGTTAGTTAGGATTTAAGACACAGTTAGAAATAAGCAGTAGCCGCCTACCTGTACTTGGGAAAGCCCATCCCAAGGACAGATGCAATATCAAGATCGGAAGCCCTGATCACAACATTTTCATCCATGACCCTGCATGCCTCATTAACAACTGGAAAGAAAACCATCTCCAATATATCTTGATCCGATAAAGTAACAGGCTGCAAGAAACATGATGTGTCAGACATATCAGGAAAACCTTCCggtaacaaaggacatagcatgacAACTCTATACACGTAGAAACAATGTTCGAATGAGGAAGAGGAACCTTTCCACCCGGCATTGTCTTTGCACGTCTTCGGTACTCGTCAATCACAGGTTGAATACTAGGGTCGGGCTTTGGCTTCGCACCCTTCTCATAAATGTAATAaccttttccgttgatctttccTGTAAAATAACAGGGACTTCAATTGTTAAAATAATATATAGTGAAATGGTGCGGTAATAGTTGGTCTCATCCCATCCTATTGTCTGTGACCCATAGCAGGAGCAAACTCAGGTTCAGAAGCATACCCTGCCGCCCATTCTCTGCCATCAAATCCACTAGACCAGACTCAAAATTCCGTGTTCCAAAGGCAGCTGCATAGATTTCCTTTACTGCCAAGGCTACTCCATATCCAGCGACGTCTTGGAGTCTGCAGAGGAGTGGAAAGGGATAAGCATAAGAAATGATGTGAACCATGATCACAAAATTTGAAACAGTCGATGATTTTTTTTAAACACAAAATAGCCAATGAATGATGCCTGGGCACTAATTGTAACGAGCTAGCTAAGCCACAGCAAGCATATCTGGAAGATGGTTGAACATGAGTTAATTGTTTTCCAGATGGTGGTTAAATCCCAAATTCAGAAAGCTCAAGAGAATGATTTATCGATGGTCATATCAAGTTACTTAATGTTTTGACGTTGACATGGTCTCTAAAGCAGAACAGAGCTCAAACAATTTCTATTTAATTTATTTGTAAAACAATATAAAATCATAACATTGTTTGAAAAAATGTTTGATATTAAATATTTGTGAAGGTATTGTTGATGTTCAAATTGTTTCATTGCAAGCATTCCAAGGGAACGCCTTCTATTCTAGAGGCTGTACTATTATCACAACTTCATGCTCAAGTGAACCATAAAATTATACTAAAAGCGCTCTGAACTGGGTTGCCTCTGATTTGTCACAACTTCATGCCCAAATGAACCATAAAATTATACTAGGCAATTGAAGAAAAGAACATGATGCTGGCCTGCTGGGACATTCTTTTTATCAAATATAAAAAGATATGTGGCCAGTTGACTGGGGACATTTTGTTTGTTCATGCACAGGAGGAACTTAAGTTAAGACAATTGGCAGTGGTTGCACATAGTCATGATAGCAGAGCCGGAGTACTTACTGGAAAGGTCCCATTGGCATGCCGAAGCTGTTTATCAATCGATCAATTCTGAAAAGATCAATGCCAAGACTAACTAGAAGCTGAGCACCTTGTGTGTAAGGGAAAAATGTACGATTTACTGCAAAGCCTGTGCAGTTGCCCACCACAACCGGAACTTTCTTTATTATTTTCCCAACTGTGATGAGATCAAGTATAGCTTGTGGTGATGTCTTCTCCGTCCGGACAATTTCAAGCAAGGGCATAATATGAGCAGGGCTGTAAGTAGCATAGCATTAGCAATGTGCCTTCTCCATAAACAAATAACGTGTGAAGGTCTGATATAACACCCATACAAG includes the following:
- the LOC127347704 gene encoding expansin-A24-like, giving the protein MAPAPAIAVALLTFACCGLAVAAENAPIKWLRANATFYGGADAAGTMGGACGYDNLYSAGYGTRTAALSTVLFDDGASCGQCYKIACDRKRADPAFCKPGVTVTITATNLCPPNDALPNDNGGWCNLPRPHFDMAQPAWEKIGVYKGGIIPVMYQRVSCVKKGGVRFRMLGHDYFNLVTVMNVAGAGSIKSMDIKSSDSNDWLPMSRNWGANWQSGTYLTGKMLSFRVTITDGQTIEFKNVVTGGWKFGQTFASKLQFK